One genomic region from Scomber scombrus chromosome 19, fScoSco1.1, whole genome shotgun sequence encodes:
- the LOC134000991 gene encoding G patch domain-containing protein 2-like — MMDELVQDLVSALEQTSEQSKLGELWEEMVLSPLHQRRQIRRRRGRKRHHRDSSLYPLEHRRCWIEASESSLDEASKNYRGSTRSAFTASVANCSDSDDMTANNQWHSLMRGGPARTRQPSWPESDSFTENNPGRPLRRRKKVKRMTSDVTVRLQQKLKVSGVDGKQRHRPSRMQHLSGSKNRSGGWGGADRQTEGARLMGKERWKRKITLEAKEHRDGADENMSEGETSSTCSSDPGLFTNDEGRQGDDEQSDWFFEGDCGVGSGVASLLPSWDSDNQLSLEDNRPSPTFLQPARPSQRGYHSRLKRLPGTAACCIRKDRRRPPSKGNRMPVFVERLRHFSQDPYQRDFWLPPVGKRDRSQLNPLCALPVCPIDMVSESPRLRCSSSVCRNRQTNVTPGLLCTGDIGRRRRKTEALSVTTSANNPFHKDHQKEEAQGASNTSTLEAVVASGALNAAGSQSPTSVKPESLSFSQGDHEDT, encoded by the exons ATGATGGATGAGCTGGTGCAGGACCTGGTGTCTGCACTGGAGCAGACCTCAGAGCAGAGTAAACTGGGGGAGCTGTGGGAGGAAATGGTTCTGAGTCCACTGCACCAGCGCAGGCAGATCCGCCGACGCAGAGGCCGCAAGCGCCATCATCGCGATTCCTCCCTCTACCCGCTGGAGCACAGACGCTGCTGGATTGAGGCCTCAGAGTCCAGCTTGGACGAGGCTTCTAAAAACTACAGGGGGAGCACTCGCTCAGCCTTCACAGCCTCTGTGGCCAACTGCAGTGACTCTGACGATATGACCGCAAACAACCAGTGGCACTCCCTCATGAGAGGAGGCCCGGCCAGGACTAGGCAGCCCTCCTGGCCGGAGTCTGACTCCTTCACTGAGAATAATCCGGGGCGGCCACTCAGGAGGCGGAAGAAGGTCAAACGTATGACCTCAGACGTCACGGTCAGGTTACAGCAGAAGTTAAAGGTTTCTGGTGTGGATGGAAAACAGAGGCACAGGCCGTCTAGGATGCAGCATCTTTCAGGGTCCAAGAATAGGTCTGGTGGTTGGGGGggagcagacaggcagactgaagGAGCCAGGCTGATGGGAAAGGAGCGCTGGAAGAGGAAGATCACACTGGAGGCCAAGGAACACAGAGATGGTGCAGATGAGAACATGTCTGAGGG TGAAACCAGCAGTACATGCAGCAGTGATCCTGGCCTTTTCACCAATGATGAGGGGAGGCAag GTGATGACGAGCAGAGTGACTGGTTCTTTGAGGGGGACTGTGGAGTCGGGTCAGGTGTGGCCAGCCTGCTACCCAGCTGGGATTCAGACAATCAGCTCTCCCTCGAGGATAACCGCCCATCTCCTACCTTCCTGCAACCTGCACGGCCCTCACAGAGAG GGTATCATTCGCGTCTTAAACGCCTGCCTGGCACCGCTGCCTGCTGCAtcaggaaggataggaggaggCCTCCCAGCAAG GGCAACCGCATGCCAGTGTTCGTAGAGAGGCTGAGACACTTTTCTCAAGATCCTTACCAGAGAGA CTTTTGGCTGCCTCCTGTTGGAAAACGAGACCGAAGCCAA TTGAACCCTCTGTGCGCATTACCCGTGTGTCCCATTGACATGGTGTCAGAGAGCCCCCGTCTCAGATGTTCCTCCTCAGTCTGCAGAAACAG GCAGACTAATGTCACTCCGGGACTGTTATGCACAGGAGACatcgggaggaggaggaggaaaacagaAGCTTTGTCTGTCACAACATCAG CCAACAACCCATTTCATAAGGATCACCAGAAAGAAGAGGCACAGGGAGCCAGTAACACCTCAACCCTAGAGGCTGTGGTGGCCTCAGGGGCATTGAATGCAGCAGGTTCACAGTCTCCTACTTCTGTGAAGCCTGAGAGTTTATCTTTCTCCCAGGGGGACCATGAGGACACCTGA